A window from Kovacikia minuta CCNUW1 encodes these proteins:
- a CDS encoding type II toxin-antitoxin system RelE family toxin codes for MVYRIEYSFDAEEHLTFLTVRQQAIILNAVDEQLMYQPTIETKNRKPMRPNLLSLWELRIGDLRVYYDVEEEPEQLVYINAVGIKERNKVRIAGEIYDL; via the coding sequence ATGGTTTATCGCATCGAGTACTCATTTGATGCCGAGGAGCATCTAACCTTTCTGACAGTGCGGCAGCAGGCGATTATACTGAATGCTGTCGATGAACAGCTCATGTATCAGCCAACTATCGAGACGAAAAATCGCAAACCGATGCGTCCTAATCTACTTTCGCTATGGGAACTTCGGATAGGAGATTTGCGAGTTTACTATGATGTAGAGGAGGAGCCAGAACAACTGGTGTACATTAACGCAGTTGGAATTAAGGAAAGGAATAAAGTGCGCATTGCAGGGGAGATTTACGATTTATGA
- a CDS encoding type II toxin-antitoxin system Phd/YefM family antitoxin — MKIVEIAEANSTLAEYTSDLSEEPVIITSNGQPIAALVALENVDLETLSLSSNPKFIELIERSRRRTQGGISSTEMRRRLGLTEV, encoded by the coding sequence ATGAAAATTGTTGAAATCGCAGAGGCAAACTCAACACTGGCTGAATACACTTCTGATCTTTCCGAAGAGCCAGTCATTATTACCAGTAATGGGCAACCGATCGCCGCTCTGGTTGCTCTGGAAAATGTTGATCTTGAAACCCTGTCGCTGAGCAGTAATCCTAAATTTATTGAGTTGATTGAGCGATCGCGACGACGTACTCAAGGTGGAATCTCCAGCACAGAAATGCGGCGTAGGCTGGGGTTAACCGAAGTCTAG